A window of Podarcis muralis chromosome 10, rPodMur119.hap1.1, whole genome shotgun sequence genomic DNA:
accttctgatcggcaagtcctaggctctgtggtttaacccacagcaccacccgcgtcccttatcaggTGATTACTTCATAGTACAATAGACCAACCGGATGCCGTACGGATGTTTTGCAACACAACTCCCATCGACTctggctagcatggccaatgatgggatgatgtgagttgtagtccaacaacatctaagaACATACATAGAGCatgctgcatcaggccagtggcccatgtagcccagcatcctgttctcacagtggccgaccagatgcctgcaaGAAACCCAcaggcaagacctgagcacaagagcactctcttctCCTGCGGTTTCAACCAGCTCCTCTGTTtgtgaagcagagcagagccatcatggcgaGTAGCTTTAgtcttggctagtagccatctggaggttagcaaaggctggtgtagaccaggcatagtcaaactcggccctccagattttttgggactacaattcccatcatccctgaccactggtcctgttagctagggatgatgggaattgtagtcccaaaacatctggagggccgagtttgcctgtgcctggtgtAGACTATGTATTAGGCCTTAGAACAAGAATTTTACTTTTTGGAGTAAAGTCAGCAGCTTCCAGCATAAGTATTCATTATATTCATTATATTTTCATTAAGGTGGTAGCATAGGAAGAAAGTGGTGTAGATTGTCTATCATATTTTGTGTTATTGTTAGTATTACATTGTATTGCTTGGAAACAGTTGGTACTGAATTGCAGGTTGAGTAAACCAGGGGTTCCACGGACCTCCAGTGATCTGTGAGCTCCAACTCTCTGGTGGCAGCTCTGTGGAGCAGTGGAGCTATGTGTAAAGAATGCTTTGTGCGTAAGCACAGTGGCTGCTCTGTCTTTCTTTGAACCCAGAAGTCTGCCTGGAAGATGGATGGGATGGGCCAGAAATGATGAGGGGCAGAGAGGCTCTGACTTCCTCACAGGAATAAATTCAGGGCTGGCATCAAAACAAAGGAAGAACCCAAATGGAGAAAAGAGACAGATAAGGCACTGAAAAGGAATGGAGAGTTAATACATATGGAAATGGAAACAGTAAGAAATAAATTCGTTTAGCACAACAGACATATCCACCACACTGAAATAGTCATATtgattttaactgtattttttttataacGTCTTTCATTACTTATTGTATTTTATCGCATTGAAATTTGAAGTCCAAAATACTTTAGCACCTAGTGCAGAAAAttcattaagtggtctgccaaacCCTTTGCAATTTCCAAGTGGTCGAAGCAGGGCAGAGTTTGGAAATTACAAGCTTTGTAATAAAAGTTGGGCCTTTTTTTCTGAATCCTAGCCAGTTACTTCAGTTTTCTCCAAGCTACTATCACAATCCTATTATGTGGTGCAACCAAAATGAAGGACAGGACAAGACTGTGGAGAGGGACCCTACAGTTTGTGAAACAACCAAGGTTTGCAGGAAAATTCTTCCAAACTCCTAAAAGCACTTTAGGTAGGATGAGTCTAAATGTGCCCCTGAGCACAGGTGTCATTCATTAGCAattttttgctttcctttggatgcGTACTCTGTTGAAAGGAGAAGTGCAAAGAAACAATCCTTTCTTCAATCATCCAATATAGGCTCGCAGTTCCTACACAAGCTCATCTGCCCTCTGGTGTGCATAGGTACGAATAACACTGCTTAGTGAAACAGCTATCTAGTTTGAATGTCTATTTCTGAGTTCCTGCTTCAGCCAAGCCGGAGCCACAAGGCCTACTAATACTGAGCAAACACCTCAACTGTTGTGTTTCTAACGTGGTTGAAGCTTACAATAGTTCTCTCCTGCTTTGTAAGATCAGTGTGTGCATGGTGAAGGAAACTTTCACATGCATAGTGTGAGAGTGCACTTTGGGATTTAGTTTCTCTAATAATGGGCAGTTTGCCACATTTTACATTCTTCCATTATCTTGTGTGTGTAAGGTGGAAGAAGGAAAGAGCTTCACGTTTAAATTGTGTTGGCCTGTTGGATAGCCATTACCACTACCCCAGTAAAAGTGCTCATCATATTTTCTTGGGTGGTATTGCTTttccagggatgtgggtggtgctgtcggttaaaccacagaacctaggacttgctgatcagaaggttggcggtttgaatccccgcgacggggtgagctcccgttgctcggtccctgctcctgccaacctagcagttcgaaagcatgtcaaagtgcaagtagataaataggtactggtctggctggaaggtaaacggtgttttcgtgagctgctctggtttgccagaagcggcttagtcatgctggccacatgacccggaagctgtacgccggctccctcggccaataaagcgagatgagcgccgcaaccccagagtcggccatgactggacctaatggtcaggggtccctttacctttacctattgcttTTCCATGGCTCAGTCTTTTAAGGAAGGCAGTTTGCATGCCCCGTAAGgtagccaggcaggcaggcatgcaATGGGTGATTTATTACATTCTCCATAATAACGTAAGCAGCTACCTGAGAGAATCTCTCCCTTCTTCCAAAATTCAAGAGGGGTTAAGACTAATAGGTTAGCTGCTGTGACTTTACTGAGCTCTTGTGTATTCTGCTGTTACGTAGATTCTATGAAGTTTAATGACTGGAGCAAAAATGTAAACACATTTTAATAAAGAAGGTAGAAAAGCCAACAAGAGGCAGCCTTACCAGCTGAGCCAAGTGAAACTCCCTCCTGGAAGAACTGCTCACCACAATTAGgatggaggaaagggaaaatGAATGGGTAAGCCTGGTGGGGATGGGGGGTTGGAGTGGAGTGGGACAGTACACACCTGAGGTTCACACCTGTGCCCCATCAAGAGTTCAAGGCACACAGAGCACCTGcaggaccctggagagctcccAGAGTTCTAACATGATAGCTTTGTGAACTGTTTTCTTGACAAGTACCTGCACGCCAGCCTGTTAAATGGCTCTTACCTTATTCTGCCATTTTTTGCTCCTGTGGAACTGAGGAGACAAGGGCACCATGCACGAGTCATCTGAACCAAAGGAGGTGGCAATACCGTGCCCCATAGTTGGGAGGGTCCTGAAGATGGTCCTGACAGTTGTGTGTCTGTGAGTCATGAGAGGCAGCACTGAAAGAAGCACATCACAAAGAGTTATAACTGACTCCTTGgtagctgccttattccaagttGGTCTATCTAGCCCAACATTATGTGCATTGACCAGCAGAGgatctccagtgtttcagacataAATCTTTTGCAGCCAGGGTTAGAAGCTGGGACCATGTATTGTTCTGGTTTCACAAAGGAGCCCCCATAATAAtttcagcaccatggaaagcTCCTAGTAAGCCACTTGTTCTAAACAAGGGTTGGAAGTGAACTGAGGCCTTTTGAGTCTTTGCCTCCAATCCCCCTTTCCCAGGCTCTGCCCCCTTTAGAAGAAATAGTCTCTTAAAGGGTCAACCCTGTGGCATGAGAATGGACATTTCTACTGTAATCCATGACCTGTTGAACTGGATGGGTACTATTGGGACCCTTGATTCAAGTGAAGGTATCTCCAAGGATCCTGGCTCCAATCTATGGGCTCTGATGCTGTGGCATTTGGTTCAGTGGCTCCTTCCTGCCAGTCTTGGATTCAGTGGTCCCCTGATTACCAGCATTAGGATCACCGTCAGGAACATAATCCGGCTTCTTAACCAGTGATGTTGTAGCCTTCTGCTTGGTGTCCTGATCATTGCTGGATTTTGGTGTCATGACAGACTATTTGCATAGAAAGCATATGCTGAGCTATGTTTCCGTGGtgttttttattatataaaaaagtacTTATGCACTTCAGGTGTCACAGTTTTAGTATATGTACAGCATGGGCCTGTAACAACACATTCAACAAAGTTCTGGTGTAATGGTTCACGTGGTCTACATTTTTTATACTTAGAACATGCTGTTTTGGGAACTGAAGAATGGAATCCTTGGGAAGTTGATGAGAAAAACGATTTGCAGCGGAAGTCTGCAAATAGTCTTCAACTGTTAAAAAAGATGCAAGTGCAACAGGAACAAACAGACCTGAGGGTACAAATTTGGGGGAAAGCTGCTATTGGTAAGCGCTTGTCATTAGCAATGTGATTGCTGTTTCTAAATAATATTGCTTCACTCCTTTGGTTCGATCCTTAACATTTCATTACTGAACTATTGCATTCAGTGGGTTTACTTCCTCATAACTGAGTTTAGGATTATAATGTTAGGCAGGATTCCAAGCCCACTTTGCTGATAGCAAGCCTTGTTAACTTCCATTGGACTAGCTTCCTAGTAGATATTATTAGGATCATATCTTGTAAAATGGAGCATAACATTGCCTGCCCAGtgatttaaaaattaatttgacTACAGATGTTAAAAGTTTCTGAACgtagaggggcagatggggctcatcaacctaggaaggtagcccataggagaaggaaaaccctgatcctaaaactccactgccttgcggctatactcattcatgagaaaggcttcaggagtaaaccccaaggaaaagTCCATTCCTGCTACCTTGCTGAGACTCCTCCTTCAGCTCTGGCTCCTGCCTTGTGGAAGGCACAAACCTCCATAAATCTCTCCCCCCTTCTGCTGGATTAGCCTTTGGCCCCATTTCTTCTTCCACCCATTCCTtggagccctgccagtccctgacacctttcCTATTTTTCTGTATTCCTCTCATTGATTTCGCACCTTGATAGTGTAAAGCCCTTTGCAGTGGTAAATGGATGGACACTCTATATGAGTCTCTGAGggtgttgtcagggaactgccatcagctcagaggcgagagatggaagggcagttgtgttatagggagcctctgaaaatcttgtgaagcagttcctcttctggcgaggaggaaagccccacctccagtggagaagaggtgcaaggaccagaggatgctaggcagagcctcaacaccgagcctgagcaaaccggaGGGGAGGAAagtacccctttgccagcgcccattCTGCACAGTAGGCgcagggaagggaggagaaggttgggggtcaCGTGACTGTTTTGCTGGAGGAGGTATAAGGAccacccactcccagattctgctagcgagtgagccagacatgaacttgcgacgctcttcactgtaaatagtttgcaccaagaataaaacctggaaaagacaggtgggagtcttgcctgtttactCTTGAGCAACCACACCAGCATCTGACAGGTGTCTTTCTTCAGTactgaatggggtggaatattAGCCTGAGAGTGGGATCTGTCAAAGGCAGCTCTGCTATCAGGTTTTCCTCCCAGTGGGCCAGGGCTTCTCTCCATGCCAAATAGCCCAAAGCCTTATATCACCTTGCAGATATAAGTGCACCTTGCATGCATCAGCACTCCTGTAGGTTTCCTGCTTTCTCGTCTGCTTAGATCCCCTCCCTAAAGCACCCTTCATTGCTCTTACTTATTGCAGACCTTTATTTACCTTGCCAAGTTGTGTTGCTTTATTGGAGTTGGCCTGCTTTGCTtctttttatcttcatttttcgTTAAGGTATCTAGGAGTTCAGATGTGTCCCATATTGTTCAAACTATAAATCATGTCTTCATAGGCCTTTACCTGTGGCAGCATATCTTTGAAGGTCTTCTTGAGCCTGCTGATGTGTCGGCCCAGTGGAGAGAAGGAAGCGTCACAGCAGGGAAATCATTCTTCAGGTACCGACTGTATGATACCTCTCTTAAGTTTAGTGATGGCAGTATTTCTTAGCCCAGTGAACATACTTAATGTAATTTTGTGCATTAGTTAGTGAAATTGTTCAAACAGAATGTTTATTCAACAATGAATAATGTGATACTTGCCTGCACATTGGTTGGtacatctttgtgtgtgtgtgtgtgtgtgtgtgtatgaatataTATGTATTGCTGGTACAACAAGCCTTGGGGTCAGGCCATGAAGAGTTGGCAGCAACAGACAGTGCAGGACAAAGCCTTATGGTGGTCTTAATTTCTTGGGAGAAATTGCACAGTTCCTCTTCATTCCATTACAAAAACGATAGAGCAAAGTCCTTTGAGCATCAGTGATAACTGTTATTTAAAATGTCCATCTGGTGTGTTATATTGCATTATTTGTAATACCTGTAAACCTTGCAGTGCCTGTGCTTTGTCATTCACAGCTTCATTACGGGTCCAGCTGTAGTCCCTGGCTACTTCTCAGTAGAAGCTGACAATGTGGTTCTAGTGCTGAATGGCCGAGAGGAAGGAAAGATCTCCTACGCCACTCAGTGGCTGCATTATGCACAAACATTAGTACAAACTCACAAGCTGCAGCATGTTGCTGTTGTGTTGCTTGGAAGTGAACAGTGCAGAAATGAATGGATTTCCCCTTACTTAAAAAGATATGGAGGGTTTGTGGACCTGCTCTTCGTAATATACGACAGCCCCTTAGTGAACGAAGAAGATATTTTCCACTGGCCTTTGGGAGTTGCTACGTAAGTCCTTAATACAttcaggaaaatatttttaattttgcaTATGCCTAAAAATTATGTCCTATGTATTAATGTGTACAGACATGTTTTATTTTCATTACAGCTACAGATACTTTCCTGTAGTTGAACCGAGTTGGTCAATGCTCCACACGCCAAGACCGTACCAGTGTAATTTCTTAGGAACCATTTATAAGAATTCAACAAGAGAGATCCTAGTGGACGTCCTGAAACAAAATGGACTCGATAAGCTTTGTTGGATTTCAGCCAGAGAAGAGTAAGAACTATAGTCTGTAACAGCAAAAATATTAACAGTTAAAAAtaccaatgttttatgttgaCTGCATCATAATTTTGATACCAATTTGCAATAATTGCtcgcatggggtgtgtgtgggtctGTGTGTGGGTCTGTGTGTTTTGAAATGCCAAAATTGTTGGATGATGGCTTTATGATAATGGTTCAAATACCATACCAGCACTTTATAAAACTGCTATATGCATCGTGATGTGCAGGTAGAAttccaagatgatgatgatgatgatgatgaagattatCCGCCCATCTGgcaacagaacactaaaagcagaataaaacttcaaacattaaaaacttccctaaacagggctgctttcagctgtcttctaaaagtcagatagttgtttatttccttgacatctggtgggagggcattccacagggtgggcaccactactgaaaaggccctctgcctggttccctgtaaccttacttcttgcagggagggaaccgccagaagaccctcggagctggacctcagtgtccgggctgaacaatgagggtggaaaCGCcgcttcagatatactgggctgaggccgttgagggcaggcataggcaaactcagccctccagatgttttgggactacaactcccatcatccctgaccactttcTATTTTTGAGCTGTGTGTATGAATGCATAGAATTTGAATGGAAATTCTTTAGAAATAGTTTGAGATGTGCAGCACTCAAGGTCAAAGCACTGTTGTTCATTCTCTTGACTATTCCAGTTTGTTAGTTTAAAATATGTGCTCTTTCTTTCTGATCAACCTCACAAATAAGTGAAAATCAACATAATGACTTGGGTCTGTTCCATCTGTGTGTGTCCCCCAAAAGCCCCTTTTGCCCCCTAATAGTGACCTGAACAATGTGGGATGAGAGTCAGGAGGCTGCTGAgatggaggagaggaaggaaacatTCCTTTTGTGAACTTCCTTACTGTTAACTtatcttaggatccaagccattaaGCTCTTTAAAACAAGGCAGTAATGATTGATGAAGGCACTGGGAAAACAGTGATGTAAACTATCCACTCCCCAGTTCTTAGATATTACTGTTGTGGCTGTGGCTGCTACACCGAAAGGCCGCCCTAAAAATGTGGTGTGAATCTTTTGTTTTCCGCAAAATCTGTTGTTGACGAAGTATGCGCTTTCAGCatccttttgtctttttttctagGTGGTGGCCTCAGGAAACAAACGAGAGCCTTCGAAACTACCATGACGCATTGCTACAGAGTGATCTCACGTTATGCCCAGTGGGAGTAAATACAGAATGCTACAGGGTTTATGAGGCATGCTCATTTGGCTCCGTTCCTGTTGTAGAAGATGTAATGACACCAGGCAATTGCGGAAATTCATCTGTGTCCCACAGTGCCCCACTGCAATTACTAAAGACCACGGGAGCTCCCTTTATCTTTATTAAAAACTGGAAAGAACTTCCTGCCGTTTTAGAAAAAGAGCAAAATATGACTTTGCAACAAAAGATTCAGAGGAGGAAACAGCTTATGGAATGGTATCGGCAATTCAAAGCACAAATGAGACAAAAATTTATTAACGCACTGGAAAATTCCTTTTTAGCTAAGGACAGAGGAGGTTAATTGTTACTCTGAATAGGCTATAGTGTAATGCGGATCATTGGAAGCCAGAGCTGCTTCCCACATTGGTTTTTCGCCCACGAAATAAAAATGTAGACATAAATGCATGGCCACAATATAAGGATCCTGCATGAATACCAGCTGTCAGTGTTGACGAAATGGGTTCGCATGCCACCTTGCAGTCCCATCCACTATGGGACTCTCTGAGCAGATTTGGTGGGAGACTGCGGggagaaaaagaggaaaggacGTCGTTTTGCATGAGCAGAAATCTGCTTGTATAGTGTTAGATGTTGCCTAACGGCCTGAAAATTAATTAAGAactcagtttacaaaaaaaaagaaagtcttGTCACTGAAGAATCTGCCTCAAATCACGTCGATAAGTTTAGTTGTTTATTTTCAATATTTAGTTACCACCCAATAACTAAAGTTCCTTGAGCGGTTAGTCAGTAAAAATTAAAACCATAGAACTTATATTGAAATGTATGTTAAATCTAAGCAACGACAAAACCAGCCGCAAAATAACACCAGCAACAAAGATCATCAGTGCAACAGGATGGACAAGCTTAGGAAAACGATGGAGGTATTTCATTGTTTCCCTGACTTTCTGAAAATAGGATTAGAAACACAGTGGGGTTTTAATTAGCTTGTTTGAGTGTGGAATAAAACAGGTTCAGTGAGCAGAATAAAATTATCCAAACTAATCTTTTTCCAGCAAAGAGAATTAATAAAACTCTGTAAGCTGCTGGTGGGCAGGAAGTTTCAGTCTATTTCTTCCACAGCAGATGAGCTCTTGCCTCCCCACAAACAAGACACTTTACCACTGCTATCTGAACGTGGGGTTCGTAACAGGAATTCACCACTTTTGACATAGAGACAGGTGTGTGGTGACTTTCAGATGGGAGTACCGTATTGCAATCTATGTAGAGCTGCATTTGAATATGGTTCAGGAGCTTCTGCTAGTGTGAAACGTTTCCGCTTGGCTGTTGACATGTACAAGTAGGCACCATCCTGTAATAGCTCttttgagactcctgcattggcTACCAATCTGTTTCCCTGGAGAGCTCAGGTCCTGATTGCCTCTCTTCTAGTATGAAAAATACAGCAATCTCCCGCTGGCCCCCATCAGCATTAAAAAATGACTTGCTTCACATTCTGTTTTTTTTTGTGAAGGTCATATTGGCCTCCACACACTAAACTGGCCTTCCCTGTTTGTAACCTCGTAGTTTGGAATTTGATCTACCGTGGGCGAGCCATATTGACTTCTTCCCTGTTATCTTTCGGGAGGCAAGTTAAGACTTCTTTCTTGCTGTTGATTTGAGGgtctttgttctgctgactagcTGTTTTATTCTTATATTTCAGTTTTCCTTACAACTTGTTTCACGGTTGTGTGTTAAAAGACTTTCTGTGTTCataaagtggtatacaaattactTAAACACAGTATCAAAATCAAGGTCATAGCAAAGCCCATTTCattcaaactaataataataataattttattatttgtaccccgcccatctgactgggttgccatccACTCTGAGTGGTAATTTTGCAGTAATAGCtatggggagtgggggtggggacaacCACCACAACTACATAATGACTATGGAGTCCAGATGCCATTTGTATGAAGTGTATTCCAGGGAGggtctctttttttaatgttgagaATGCATACTcatttgttgttctttagtcgtttagtcgtgtccgactcttcgtgaccccatggaccagagcacgccaggaactcctgtcttccactgcctccgcagtttggtcaaactcatgctggtagcttcgagaacactgtccaaccatctcgtcctctgtcatccccttctctttgtgccctcaatctttcccaacatcagggtcttttccagggagtcttctcttctcataggATGGTTAAAAATCATTGCCAATGCATGGGGGAATCACTTCAGCCAAACAACTTGCTGCAAGGAGCAGCCTCTATGTGATTGCATTTTTGGCTGCCATGTCACCAATCCCATATATATGAATGGGGCTAATGTCTTGCAGGTCTGGGTGGAAGGGCACTCATATATGTGTAGGCAGGTGTTTGCACACTCCACATTACTAAGGGTTCTATGGAGTACATGCAGTTTAAAatcaatctatttttaaaaagatgaacttaaagtattaaaaagaaaagttgtgTTGCAATTGTATACACACTTTCCCCTACAAGTAAGTTGAATATAGTCcagtttatttcttttctttttttaaaaaaaatgattaaagaTTTTCCTCatttacaaaagcacatgcattgtctctttgtgttttctacacatcagttacatttgttgtgagacattggtgttatATGTAGTgtagggttgggaagaaaagagggggtggggtggtagagcttatgttcttttacttagtgtatgtCTGAGGCTTTGTGGggtttcaggtttttgaggaccGTATCTATTTCCTCCGGGGTGATAGGACTGTCCATTAATTCTTGCTCTTCAGCTGTTAAGGTTAGCatgtcagtcctgctagaaattttctGATTCCTTCTCAGATGACTTGTGGGAGGTGTATAGATTGgcgtattttgtgtgtgtgcaaattctgaggttatttctttGGAGAAGAATGTTTTGCTGCCATCATTTTTGGTGATGcaatgtattcttgttttgagtggtTTTTTCCTACACCTGTTTGCTAATAgcctggagtttttccctccttACTCATAGAAGCGTTTTTTTGAATATAggatgttgatcattgttttgttgatttctagtgagtttatttcccttcttttttGTCCTATAAGTTTAAGGAGTCTTTTAGCTcctgtttgtagcgtgatgagagggctgtgatgtcttgttctattttgctaatttttgaggaggtttgttttttaagggatgctttctcttttatgcaGGCTCCTCTGGTGACTGCTTTCATTGTGTCCCAAAGGAGCAAAGTTGTAATATTGTCTGCGTCATTTTCCTTGAAGTAGTTCTGGAAAGTTTTCTTGAGACTCTCCGATTAATTTGTTTGTGCTTAGGATGGGACTGAAAGACCATGTTGAGGTGGTTCGTGTTTCATCTCATATTTTAAGGGTAGCTTCTACTGGGGTGTGGTCTGTGATTTTGATGTTAcctgggggtggcgctgtgggttaagccacagagcctagaacttgccgatcagaaggtcagcggttcgaatccccgcaacggggtgagctcccgttgctcggtccctgctcctgccaacctagcagttcaaaagcacgtcaaagtgcaagtagataaataggtaccgctctggtgggaaggtaaatggcgtttccgtgcgctgctctggttcgccagaagcggcttagtcatgctggccacatgacccggaagctgtacgctggctccctcggccaataaagcaagatgagcgccgcaaccccagagtcggtcacgactggacctaatggtcaggggtccctttaccctttaccttatgctCATTGACTCAAACAAGGGGGCTAAGCCTTGTCTGATCAATATGCTATCCAGTCTGGACATTGCGCCATGGAGTCTAGTTTATTTCTGAGTTGAAagtgttgtatccaatgctactcATATTCAGAGCAgtccaatgaaattaatggacttgactatcataggtccattaatttcagtgtgtctactctgagcagaacgTAGCCGGATACAACCCTAAATCATACTTCCTTATGCTCCTTGGTGCCGTACCTCTTACTTTCCCccgaattttctttgtttttcatggTTTCTGAGCATAGCTGTTTCCACACATTCCCCGAATACCATCTTCAATCCCAAGTTTTTCATAACAAGGATTTTTCATCTTCTAATAAATTTTTCCATCCACCCATAGCAATATGGAACAAGCAAAAAAAGTCAAACAACCCCAAACCATTAATGAATGAAAAAGTGGGAGTctgacaaaataaaacattgcataTGGCCTCTTCAGTGGTGCTCTTTATTGGCTTTTGCAGAAAGCTAGCCACAAGacagctgttttattttaaaaggaggcAGCTGGTACGTGGGCGGCCCTTGTGTAGGGCAGCTGTGCAACATAGCTCAGCCTAGCACAGTCGGTATTCAGGGAGGTCCCCTGAATTTGGGGGGCATTTATTATCTGTCCAAAATGGGAATGCCCAGCATTGAACTCCAAATAACATTTTcccagaaaacaaaacacagcgtTCAGAAATTTAACAAAAGGTTCTGCATATAGTACAATATGCAACTCAGTCAACTGGGTGCAAAACCACTCCCAATGTACTCTACATTGGCCCACCAACACTGTAAAGTGAAATTAGATGCAGCTAAACCCCGCTTGAAAGTCATGCCCTTGCCAGTCAAGAGTTGCCTGGAGATCACAAGAAGATTAATCTTGAAGGAATCGTAAGAAATAATAGATCAGGAACGGAGGAGGTGGCTGCTGGTCTTGGTTCCCCGCCCCCTCTTACTACCACAATACAGTAGAAGGCTTTgtcaatttattttttacaatagcAGGTTCATTTTCAACATTTTCATTATCTGATGGATGCAAGCTTTTCCCTTGGTTTCTGTTTTTTGTTACCAAGGAAACGGCTTCAGCTAATGAAACGCATTTAAATAGTGTGTTCATTTTGGTGTACAATGTTCATTCATTGAATTCCTGACCTGTTTTAAAGTTGCTGCTTTCAAAATATTTATTCTACTCATGCCTTCGTACATTTCCGTTTACTACGTGACTGCGGTGGCTTAGGGCTCCCAAGGTTTCTTCCCCATCTGGGCTCAACAGGTCTTCCAGTTGCACAAGGAAAACAGCAGATTAAGCTGTTGCCCATCACTGCGTGTACATGCAGGGGGAAATGTGACATGCTGAATTTTGGCCTGTCTCGAATGTTAAAAGCAGTcaataaaaaaacatttaaacaggCAACCATATggaagctttattttatttaatttcttgGACAGAGACACAATGGAAAGCTATATATCCAAGACAGGCAAGTATCAGGTTTAATGCTACATGAAAATGAACAAACACAAATGTTG
This region includes:
- the RXYLT1 gene encoding ribitol-5-phosphate xylosyltransferase 1 isoform X1, translated to MRLTRKRLCSALLAAYLLFSLYAAYSVFLKPRRPAASRAAAPREKQGREHAVLGTEEWNPWEVDEKNDLQRKSANSLQLLKKMQVQQEQTDLRVQIWGKAAIGLYLWQHIFEGLLEPADVSAQWREGSVTAGKSFFSFITGPAVVPGYFSVEADNVVLVLNGREEGKISYATQWLHYAQTLVQTHKLQHVAVVLLGSEQCRNEWISPYLKRYGGFVDLLFVIYDSPLVNEEDIFHWPLGVATYRYFPVVEPSWSMLHTPRPYQCNFLGTIYKNSTREILVDVLKQNGLDKLCWISAREEWWPQETNESLRNYHDALLQSDLTLCPVGVNTECYRVYEACSFGSVPVVEDVMTPGNCGNSSVSHSAPLQLLKTTGAPFIFIKNWKELPAVLEKEQNMTLQQKIQRRKQLMEWYRQFKAQMRQKFINALENSFLAKDRGG
- the RXYLT1 gene encoding ribitol-5-phosphate xylosyltransferase 1 isoform X2, yielding MQVQQEQTDLRVQIWGKAAIGLYLWQHIFEGLLEPADVSAQWREGSVTAGKSFFSFITGPAVVPGYFSVEADNVVLVLNGREEGKISYATQWLHYAQTLVQTHKLQHVAVVLLGSEQCRNEWISPYLKRYGGFVDLLFVIYDSPLVNEEDIFHWPLGVATYRYFPVVEPSWSMLHTPRPYQCNFLGTIYKNSTREILVDVLKQNGLDKLCWISAREEWWPQETNESLRNYHDALLQSDLTLCPVGVNTECYRVYEACSFGSVPVVEDVMTPGNCGNSSVSHSAPLQLLKTTGAPFIFIKNWKELPAVLEKEQNMTLQQKIQRRKQLMEWYRQFKAQMRQKFINALENSFLAKDRGG